A window from Salvia miltiorrhiza cultivar Shanhuang (shh) chromosome 2, IMPLAD_Smil_shh, whole genome shotgun sequence encodes these proteins:
- the LOC131012719 gene encoding protein ACTIVITY OF BC1 COMPLEX KINASE 7, chloroplastic-like isoform X1 yields MAAAAGVVLACDTYCHSKGEMMNHGRLGDNLSFLGSLKSYNKVKTRKLTRLRVEMQKRELPPAQLGRYGRVIKMVPTSEIRKGSMDKPEIVNGSVIAKKVNGVHVAMPTGRSLVKKDPTKLSRPKELPPIEGPKALPCDESFSWANENYNSVQRTIDVWSSLISLRIRVLLDNAKWTYIGGFSEEKQKQRRRKTASWLRECILQLGPTLIKLGQLLSTRSDIFPIEYVEELSKLQDRVPAFTSTKAKKLIEKELGTPVHVLFKEFEDLPLAAASLGQVHRAILHSGEKVVVKVQRPGLKKLFDIDLQNLKLITELFQKSETFGGPSRDWVGIYEECARILYEEIDYVNEAKNADRFRRDFRNIKWVRVPMVYWDYTGLKVLTLEYVPGIKINQLDMIDAYGYSRSKISSRAVESYLIQILNTGFFHADPHPGNLAIDGDEALIYYDFGMMGDIKSFTRERLSDLFYAAYEKDAKKVMQSLIDLGALEPTGDLTSVRRSVQFFLNNLLNKRITQQQALSAIGEDLFAIAADQPFRFPSTFTFLIRAFSTLEGIGYTLDSDFSFAKIAAPYAQELLGRRYQRTGTQLVQEISKQADDARSHTISMPYRIQQIQDIVKQLESGDLKLRVRVLESERAARRASVLQMGTIYTVVGGILVNLGLTLRVQGSRAVANASFIVAGFFFILFVRSMQKVRKLDRFEKMI; encoded by the exons atggctgctgctgctggtgtAGTATTGGCTTGTGATACTTACTGTCACAGCAAAGGGGAGATGATGAATCATGGAAGATTAGGAGATAATCTTAGTTTTTTGGGTTCATTGAAAAGCTACAATAAGGTTAAAACTAGGAAACTTACTAGGCTTCGAGTTGAAATGCAAAAGAGAGAATTGCCACCGGCGCAATTAGGCAGGTATGGTAGAGTTATCAAAATGGTACCTACGAGCGAAATCAGAAAGGGATCCATGGATAAGCCGGAGATTGTGAATGGATCGGTTATTGCAAAGAAGGTTAATGGTGTTCATGTAGCTATGCCTACTGGCCGAAGCCTGGTTAAGAAGGATCCTACAAAGTTATCGCGGCCTAAAGAACTCCCCCCCATTGAAGGGCCAAAGGCTTTGCCTTGTGATGAAAGTTTTAGTTGGGCTAACGAGAACTATAACTCCGTTCAAAGAACTATTGACGTGTGGTCGTCTCTGATTTCACTGCGGATCCGTGTTCTGTTGGATAATGCAAAATGGACATACATAGGAGGCTTTTCTGAGGAGAAGCAG AAACAGCGAAGAAGGAAAACAGCCTCGTGGTTAAGGGAGTGTATTCTCCAACTTGGCCCGACTTTGATCAAACTCGGGCAGCTACTGTCAACAAGATCCGATATATTTCCTATAGAGTATGTGGAGGAACTTTCTAAACTGCAG GATAGGGTACCTGCGTTTACATCGACTAAAGCTAAAAAATTGATCGAAAAGGAACTGGGAACTCCGGTTCACGTGCTGTTCAAGGAGTTTGAGGACCTACCCTTGGCAGCTGCTAGCCTTGGTCAG GTTCACAGGGCCATCCTTCACAGTGGAGAGAAAGTGGTGGTGAAAGTTCAAAGGCCAGGCTTGAAGAAACTTTTCGACATTGATCTCC AAAATCTGAAGCTCATCACTGAACTCTTCCAAAAGAGCGAAACTTTTGGTGGTCCGTCGAGGGACTGGGTCGGAATATACGAAGAATGTGCCAG GATCTTGTATGAAGAAATTGATTACGTAAACGAAGCAAAGAATGCAGATAGATTTCGTCGTGATTTTCGCAATATAAAGTGGGTCCGAGTTCCT ATGGTCTACTGGGATTATACAGGATTAAAGGTTCTAACGCTCGAGTACGTTCCAG GTATCAAGATCAACCAATTGGATATGATAGATGCATATGGCTATAGTCGATCCAAAATTTCATCACGGGCCGTTGAATCCTACTTAATTCAG ATTCTCAACACCGGCTTCTTTCACGCTGATCCTCATCCGGGGAACCTTGCTATTGATGGGGACGAAGCACTAATATACTACGACTTTGGTATGATGGGAGACATTAAGAGCTTCACAAGGGAGAGGCTATCTGATCTCTTCTATGCTGCTTATGAAAAGGATGCGAAAAAG GTTATGCAAAGCTTGATAGATCTCGGAGCTCTTGAGCCCACAGGAGACTTGACTTCA GTGAGGCGATCAGTCCAGTTTTTCTTGAATAATCTGCTGAACAAACGAATTACTCAACAGCAGGCGTTGTCTGCCATTGGTGAG GATTTATTTGCTATAGCTGCAGATCAGCCGTTTAGGTTTCCTTCCACTTTCACCTTTCTGATCAGAGCATTTTCAACACTTGAAG GCATTGGCTATACACTGGACTCTGATTTTTCCTTTGCAAAGATTGCTGCACCATATGCGCAG GAGCTCTTAGGACGAAGATATCAGCGCACGGGAACACAACTAGTCCAAGAAATATCAAAACAAGCCGATGAT GCGAGATCACACACGATCTCCATGCCTTACCGCATCCAGCAGATACAAGACATTGTCAAGCAGCTCGAATCCGGAGATCTGAAGCTCCGCGTTCGTGTCCTTGAG TCGGAAAGAGCAGCTCGGAGAGCAAGCGTGCTGCAGATGGGAACCATATACACAGTTGTAGGTGGAATCCTCGTTAACCTCGGGCTCACCTTGCGCGTTCAGGGCAGTCGAGCAGTCGCCAACGCCTCGTTTATAGTTGCAG GTTTTTTCTTCATTCTATTTGTTAGATCAATGCAGAAGGTGAGGAAGCTTGATAGATTTGAAAAAATGATTTGA
- the LOC131012719 gene encoding protein ACTIVITY OF BC1 COMPLEX KINASE 7, chloroplastic-like isoform X2 translates to MAAAAGVVLACDTYCHSKGEMMNHGRLGDNLSFLGSLKSYNKVKTRKLTRLRVEMQKRELPPAQLGRYGRVIKMVPTSEIRKGSMDKPEIVNGSVIAKKVNGVHVAMPTGRSLVKKDPTKLSRPKELPPIEGPKALPCDESFSWANENYNSVQRTIDVWSSLISLRIRVLLDNAKWTYIGGFSEEKQKQRRRKTASWLRECILQLGPTLIKLGQLLSTRSDIFPIEYVEELSKLQDRVPAFTSTKAKKLIEKELGTPVHVLFKEFEDLPLAAASLGQVHRAILHSGEKVVVKVQRPGLKKLFDIDLQNLKLITELFQKSETFGGPSRDWVGIYEECARILYEEIDYVNEAKNADRFRRDFRNIKWVRVPMVYWDYTGLKVLTLEYVPGIKINQLDMIDAYGYSRSKISSRAVESYLIQILNTGFFHADPHPGNLAIDGDEALIYYDFGMMGDIKSFTRERLSDLFYAAYEKDAKKVMQSLIDLGALEPTGDLTSVRRSVQFFLNNLLNKRITQQQALSAIGEDLFAIAADQPFRFPSTFTFLIRAFSTLEDCCTICAGALRTKISAHGNTTSPRNIKTSR, encoded by the exons atggctgctgctgctggtgtAGTATTGGCTTGTGATACTTACTGTCACAGCAAAGGGGAGATGATGAATCATGGAAGATTAGGAGATAATCTTAGTTTTTTGGGTTCATTGAAAAGCTACAATAAGGTTAAAACTAGGAAACTTACTAGGCTTCGAGTTGAAATGCAAAAGAGAGAATTGCCACCGGCGCAATTAGGCAGGTATGGTAGAGTTATCAAAATGGTACCTACGAGCGAAATCAGAAAGGGATCCATGGATAAGCCGGAGATTGTGAATGGATCGGTTATTGCAAAGAAGGTTAATGGTGTTCATGTAGCTATGCCTACTGGCCGAAGCCTGGTTAAGAAGGATCCTACAAAGTTATCGCGGCCTAAAGAACTCCCCCCCATTGAAGGGCCAAAGGCTTTGCCTTGTGATGAAAGTTTTAGTTGGGCTAACGAGAACTATAACTCCGTTCAAAGAACTATTGACGTGTGGTCGTCTCTGATTTCACTGCGGATCCGTGTTCTGTTGGATAATGCAAAATGGACATACATAGGAGGCTTTTCTGAGGAGAAGCAG AAACAGCGAAGAAGGAAAACAGCCTCGTGGTTAAGGGAGTGTATTCTCCAACTTGGCCCGACTTTGATCAAACTCGGGCAGCTACTGTCAACAAGATCCGATATATTTCCTATAGAGTATGTGGAGGAACTTTCTAAACTGCAG GATAGGGTACCTGCGTTTACATCGACTAAAGCTAAAAAATTGATCGAAAAGGAACTGGGAACTCCGGTTCACGTGCTGTTCAAGGAGTTTGAGGACCTACCCTTGGCAGCTGCTAGCCTTGGTCAG GTTCACAGGGCCATCCTTCACAGTGGAGAGAAAGTGGTGGTGAAAGTTCAAAGGCCAGGCTTGAAGAAACTTTTCGACATTGATCTCC AAAATCTGAAGCTCATCACTGAACTCTTCCAAAAGAGCGAAACTTTTGGTGGTCCGTCGAGGGACTGGGTCGGAATATACGAAGAATGTGCCAG GATCTTGTATGAAGAAATTGATTACGTAAACGAAGCAAAGAATGCAGATAGATTTCGTCGTGATTTTCGCAATATAAAGTGGGTCCGAGTTCCT ATGGTCTACTGGGATTATACAGGATTAAAGGTTCTAACGCTCGAGTACGTTCCAG GTATCAAGATCAACCAATTGGATATGATAGATGCATATGGCTATAGTCGATCCAAAATTTCATCACGGGCCGTTGAATCCTACTTAATTCAG ATTCTCAACACCGGCTTCTTTCACGCTGATCCTCATCCGGGGAACCTTGCTATTGATGGGGACGAAGCACTAATATACTACGACTTTGGTATGATGGGAGACATTAAGAGCTTCACAAGGGAGAGGCTATCTGATCTCTTCTATGCTGCTTATGAAAAGGATGCGAAAAAG GTTATGCAAAGCTTGATAGATCTCGGAGCTCTTGAGCCCACAGGAGACTTGACTTCA GTGAGGCGATCAGTCCAGTTTTTCTTGAATAATCTGCTGAACAAACGAATTACTCAACAGCAGGCGTTGTCTGCCATTGGTGAG GATTTATTTGCTATAGCTGCAGATCAGCCGTTTAGGTTTCCTTCCACTTTCACCTTTCTGATCAGAGCATTTTCAACACTTGAAG ATTGCTGCACCATATGCGCAG GAGCTCTTAGGACGAAGATATCAGCGCACGGGAACACAACTAGTCCAAGAAATATCAAAACAAGCCGATGA
- the LOC131012770 gene encoding protein NOI4: MAERDLPLPKFGEWDVNDPASAEGFTVIFNKARNEKRTGGKSDSPPKVNAAYKHGPTLGKPHSKKWFCCMQSASAES, from the exons ATGGCG GAAAGAGACCTACCATTACCAAAGTTTGGAGAATGGGATGTCAACGACCCAGCTTCCGCTGAAGGGTTCACTGTGATATTTAACAAAGCTCGGAATGAGAAAAGGACTGGTGGAAAGTCCGACTCTCCGCCAAAGGTCAACGCTGCTTATAAGCATGGACCGACTCTGGGAAAGCCTCATTCT AAGAAATGGTTTTGCTGCATGCAGTCTGCTTCAGCAGAGTCATGA
- the LOC131012716 gene encoding long chain acyl-CoA synthetase 8 — MGNLGNGNVLSIIKDNGTYGIACAAIVAIVIPILLSVVLGGRRKLKQRAVPVEVGGEAGFAMRNVRSLKLVEVPWEGATTVAALFEQSCKKYSRQKLLGTRKIIGKDTVTASDGRKFEKLHLGEYQWETYQQIFDRVCNFASGIIKLGHDVDTRAAIFSDTRAEWLIAFHGCFRQNVTVVTIYASLGEEALIHSLNETQVSTLICDSKQLKKLVPIRSSLTSIKNIIYFDDEESSSDTSIISEMNNYKVSSFSEVEKLGRDSPVNPNLPIKKDIAVIMYTSGSTGLPKGVMMTHGNIVATAAAVMTVVPAIGSKDFYLAYLPLAHVFELAAETVMITAGVAIGYGSALTLTDTSNKIKKGTMGDASALKPTLMAAVPAILDRVRDGVLKKVDEKGGVAKKLFDIACRRRLAAIEGSWFGAWGLEAMLWDIILFNKIRSILGGQIRFMLCGGAPLSGDTQRFINICIGAPIGQGYGLTETCAGAAFSEADDISVARVGPPLPCCYIKLVSWEEGGYKTSDKPMPRGEVVVGGASVSAGYFNNEAKTAEVYKVDEKGMRWFYTGDIGRFHPDGCLEIIDRKKDIVKLQHGEYISLGKVEAALSSSNFVENIMMHADPFHNFCVALVVPARQVLEGWANESGFKYSDFAELCEMPEAKKEVQQSLAKAAKAAKLDKFETPAKIKLLPEPWTPESGLVTAALKLKREQLKAKFKDDLEKLYQ; from the exons ATGGGGAATCTTGGAAATGGGAATGTTTTGTCCATTATCAAAGATAATGGAACGTATGGAATTGCTTGTGCTGCCATAGTTGCCATAGTTATACCTATCCTCCTTTCTGTGGTACTTGGGGGTAGGAGAAAGTTGAAGCAGAGAGCAGTTCCAGTTGAAGTTGGTGGTGAGGCTGGTTTCGCAATGCGCAATGTTAGATCACTCAAATTAGTTGAGGTTCCTTGGGAAGGGGCCACAACTGTGGCAGCATTGTTTGAGCAGTCGTGCAAGAAGTATTCACGGCAGAAGCTTCTCGGGACAAGAAAGATAATTGGTAAAGACACTGTTACAGCTAGTGATGGCAGAAAATTCGAGAAGCTTCACTTGGGTGAGTACCAGTGGGAAACATATCAGCAGATATTCGATCGTGTGTGCAACTTTGCTTCTGGCATTATTAAATTAGGGCACGATGTTGACACCCGTGCTGCTATTTTTTCTGACACCCGAGCAGAGTGGCTCATTGCATTTCAT GGATGCTTCCGGCAGAACGTCACTGTCGTCACCATTTATGCTTCTTTAGGAGAGGAAGCCCTGATTCACTCATTAAATGAG ACTCAAGTGTCAACCCTAATTTGTGACTCCAAGCAATTGAAGAAGTTGGTTCCAATACGTTCAAGCCTGACAAgcattaaaaacataatttattttgatgatgAAGAGTCTTCCAGTGATACCAGTATCATCAGTGAGATGAATAACTATAAGGTTTCCTCCTTTTCTGAGGTGGAAAAACTTGGAAGAGACAGCCCTGTCAATCCTAATTTGCCGATCAAGAAAGATATTGCTGTCATTATGTACACAAGTGGCAGTACAGGCCTCCCAAAG GGTGTTATGATGACTCATGGCAATATCGTAGCTACTGCTGCAGCAGTTATGACAGTGGTCCCAGCAATTGGAAGCAAGGATTTCTATTTGGCATACTTGCCCCTTGCTCATGTTTTTGAATTAGCTGCTGAG ACTGTCATGATAACTGCGGGTGTTGCAATTGGCTATGGTTCAGCACTGACGTTGACAGACACatccaacaaaattaaaaaaggaACCATGGGAGATGCTTCTGCATTAAAGCCTACGTTGATGGCAGCAGTTCCAGCTATACTTGATCGTGTTAGGGATGGAGTTCTGAAGAAG GTTGATGAAAAAGGAGGTGTTGCAAAGAAACTTTTTGACATTGCTTGCAGACGCCGACTGGCGGCTATTGAAGGAAGCTGGTTTGGGGCATGGGGACTTGAGGCTATGTTGTGGGATATAATTCTTTTTAACAAGATAAGGTCTATCCTTGGAGGACAAATCCGCTTTATGCTTTGTGGCGGAGCTCCTTTGTCTGGGGATACACAAAGATTTATCAACATTTGCATAGG AGCTCCCATTGGTCAAGGGTATGGTCTGACAGAAACATGTGCTGGCGCTGCATTTTCTGAGGCGGACGACATTTCTGTTGCCCGTGTTGGCCCTCCTCTTCCTTGTTGCTACATCAAG CTTGTGTCTTGGGAAGAAGGTGGTTACAAGACATCGGATAAGCCTATGCCTCGAGGAGAGGTTGTTGTTGGTGGAGCAAGCGTGAGTGCTGGTTATTTCAACAATGAAGCCAAAACTGCAGAAGTGTACAAG GTTGATGAGAAAGGCATGCGCTGGTTCTATACTGGTGATATCGGGAGGTTTCACCCCGATGGGTGCCTTGAGATCATCGACAGAAAGAAAGACATTGTGAAGCTTCAACACGGAGAATACATCTCACTCGGGAAG GTTGAGGCTGCACTTTCATCGAGCAATTTCGTCGAGAATATCATGATGCATGCGGATCCGTTCCACAACTTCTGCGTCGCCCTAGTGGTACCCGCACGCCAGGTTCTTGAGGGATGGGCTAATGAATCTGGATTCAAGTACTCAGATTTCGCCGAGCTGTGTGAAATGCCAGAAGCTAAGAAAGAGGTTCAACAATCGCTAGCCAAG GCGGCAAAAGCAGCGAAACTTGACAAGTTCGAGACCCCGGCAAAGATCAAGTTGTTGCCGGAGCCATGGACTCCAGAATCAGGTCTGGTTACCGCAGCACTCAAATTGAAGAGGGAGCAATTGAAGGCCAAGTTTAAAGATGATCTGGAGAAGTTGTATCAATGA